A genome region from Panicum virgatum strain AP13 chromosome 4K, P.virgatum_v5, whole genome shotgun sequence includes the following:
- the LOC120702995 gene encoding pyruvate dehydrogenase E1 component subunit alpha-2, mitochondrial, which yields MAAAILRRLTPAATASPRSAPPLPQLARGVSDSTDAITVETSVPFMSHIVDPPSRSATTSARELLSFFRDMALMRRAEISADSLYKAKLIRGFCHLYDGQEAVAVGMEAAITRADAIITAYRDHCAYLARGGDLVAAFAELMGRRDGCSRGKGGSMHFYKRDANFFGGHGIVGAQVPLGCGIAFAQRYRKEGTVTFDLYGDGAANQGQLFEALNMAALWKLPVILVCENNHYGMGTAEWRASKSPAYYKRGDYVPGLKVDGMDVLAVKQACKFAKDHVLENGPIILEMDTYRYHGHSMSDPGSTYRTRDEIAGIRQERDPIERVRKLILAHDFATPQELKDMEKEIRKQVDAAIAKAKESPMPDPSELFTNVYVNDCGLESFGVDRKVVRTVLP from the exons atggccgcggccatcctccgccgcctcacccccgccgccaccgccagcccgcgctcggcgccgccgctgccgcaacTCGCACGCGGGGTCTCCGACTCCACGGACGCGATCACCGTGGAGACCTCGGTGCCCTTCATGTCCCACATCGTGGACCCGCCGTCCCGctccgccaccacctccgcgcgcgagctcctctccttcttccGCGACATGGCCCTCATGCGCCGCGCCGAGATCTCGGCGGACTCGCTCTACAAGGCCAAGCTCATCCGCGGCTTCTGCCACCTCTACGACGGGCAggaggccgtcgccgtcggcatGGAGGCCGCCATCACCCGCGCCGACGCCATCATCACCGCCTACCGCGACCACTGCGCCTACCTCGCGCGCGGCGGGGACCTCGTCGCCGCCTTCGCCGAGCTCATGGGCCGACGGGACGGCTGCTCCAGGGGCAAGGGGGGATCCATGCACTTCTACAAGCGGGACGCCAACTTCTTCGGCGGGCACGGCATCGTCGGCGCCCAGGTGCCGCTTGGCTGCGGCATCGCCTTCGCGCAGAGGTACAGGAAGGAGGGCACCGTCACCTTCGACCTCTACGGCGATGGCGCCGCCAACCAGGGCCAGCTCTTCGAGGCGCTCAACATGGCCGCGCTCTGGAAGCTGCCTGTCATATTGGTCTGCGAAAACAACCACT ATGGGATGGGGACTGCAGAGTGGAGGGCATCCAAGAGCCCTGCTTACTACAAGCGCGGGGACTATGTGCCTGGGTTGAAG GTCGATGGAATGGATGTTCTTGCTGTGAAGCAAGCTTGCAAATTTGCCAAAGATCATGTCCTTGAAAATGGACCGATT ATTCTTGAGATGGACACCTATAGATATCATGGGCACTCTATGTCAGATCCTGGTAGCACGTACCGCACCAGGGATGAGATTGCAGGGATAAGACAG GAGCGTGATCCAATCGAAAGGGTTAGGAAGCTCATATTGGCTCATGATTTCGCAACGCCCCAAGAGCTAAAG GACATGGAAAAGGAGATAAGGAAGCAAGTTGACGCAGCCATTGCTAAAGCAAAG GAGAGTCCAATGCCCGATCCGTCTGAGCTCTTCACAAACGTTTATGTCAACGACTGTGGTTTGGAG TCCTTTGGGGTAGACAGGAAGGTGGTGAGGACCGTTCTTCCGTAG